Proteins encoded by one window of Vigna radiata var. radiata cultivar VC1973A chromosome 5, Vradiata_ver6, whole genome shotgun sequence:
- the LOC106760872 gene encoding cinnamoyl-CoA reductase 1-like, with protein sequence MTTATGQLVCVTGASGYIASWLVKFLLQRGYTVNATVRDPNNPKKVDHLVKLDGAKERLHLFKADLLEEGSFDSAVQGCQAVFHTASPFFIGAKDPQAELLDPAVKGTLNVLKSCAKSATLKRVVVTSSVAAVANNDRPKTPEVVVDETWFSDPEFCRKNGGWYDLSKTLAEETAWKFAKENNIDLVTINPALVSGPLLQPELNTSAAAVLNFVNGSPTFKNITLGWIDVRDVANAHILAYENPSANGRYILVERVIHHSQAVQILRDIYPTLPLPDKCVEDKPYPPVFQVSKERAKSLGLEFTPLEVSLKDTVESLREKGFVKF encoded by the exons ATGACCACCGCCACTGGCCAACTTGTCTGTGTTACCGGCGCTTCCGGTTACATCGCTTCCTGGCTCGTCAAGTTTCTCCTCCAACGCGGTTACACTGTTAATGCCACCGTTCGCGACCCAA ATAATCCCAAAAAGGTAGATCATTTGGTTAAACTTGATGGTGCCAAGGAGAGATTGCATCTCTTCAAGGCCGATCTTCTAGAAGAAGGTTCCTTTGACTCTGCCGTTCAAGGTTGTCAGGCTGTGTTTCACACTGCTTCTCCATTTTTTATCGGCGCCAAGGACCCGCAG GCTGAGTTGTTGGATCCAGCTGTGAAGGGGACTCTGAATGTTCTGAAATCGTGTGCCAAGTCCGCGACGCTGAAACGCGTGGTTGTAACTTCTTCTGTTGCCGCAGTTGCCAACAACGACAGGCCTAAAACCCCTGAGGTCGTGGTTGACGAGACTTGGTTTTCCGACCCAGAATTCTGTAGGAAAAATGGG GGATGGTATGATCTTTCAAAGACACTGGCCGAAGAGACTGCTTGGAaatttgcaaaagaaaacaatattgaCTTGGTTACAATAAACCCAGCTTTGGTTAGTGGACCTCTCTTGCAACCAGAACTTAACACAAGTGCTGCTgcagttttaaattttgttaatg GTTCGCCaacatttaaaaacataactttGGGATGGATAGACGTGAGAGATGTTGCAAATGCTCATATTCTTGCTTATGAGAATCCTTCAGCTAATGGAAGATATATATTAGTTGAGAGAGTGATACACCACTCACAGGCTGTGCAGATTTTACGTGACATATACCCAACATTGCCACTTCCAGATAA GTGTGTGGAAGATAAGCCATATCCTCCAGTATTTCAGGTTTCGAAGGAAAGAGCAAAGAGTTTGGGACTTGAGTTTACTCCTTTGGAAGTGAGTCTGAAGGATACTGTGGAAAGCTTGAGGGAAAAGGGCTTTGTCAAATTTTAA
- the LOC106760870 gene encoding cinnamoyl-CoA reductase 1-like, translating into MSTAAGKLVCVTGASGYIASWLVKFLLERGYTVKATVRDTNDPKKVDHLLSLDGAKERLHLVKANLLEEGSFDSAVEGVHAVFHTASPFFNDAKDPQTELLDPAVKGTLNVLKSCVNSPTLKRVVLTSSIAAVAFSDRPKNPDVVVDETWYSDPEYCKRTGLWYNLSKTLAEDAAWKFAKENNIDLVTMNPALVVGPLLQPVLNTSAAIVLGLVNGAKTFKNASLGWVDVKDVALAHILAYENASANGRYLLVERVAHFGDAAKILRDLYPTLQIPDKCEDDKPLEPIFQVSKEKAKSLGIDYIPLEVSLKDTVESLKEKKFLKV; encoded by the exons ATGAGCACCGCCGCTGGAAAACTAGTCTGTGTCACCGGCGCTTCCGGTTACATCGCTTCCTGGCTCGTCAAGTTTCTTCTCGAACGCGGCTACACCGTGAAGGCCACCGTTCGCGACAcga ATGATCCCAAAAAGGTAGATCACTTGCTCAGCCTTGATGGTGCGAAGGAGAGATTGCATCTCGTGAAGGCGAATCTTCTAGAAGAAGGTTCCTTTGACTCTGCCGTTGAAGGTGTTCACGCTGTGTTTCACACTGCTTCTCCCTTTTTCAACGATGCCAAAGATCCGCAG ACTGAGTTGTTGGACCCGGCAGTGAAGGGGACTCTGAATGTTCTGAAATCGTGTGTGAACTCGCCCACGCTGAAACGCGTCGTTTTAACTTCTTCTATTGCTGCAGTTGCGTTCAGCGACAGGCCTAAAAACCCTGATGTTGTGGTTGACGAGACTTGGTATTCTGACCCGGAATACTGTAAGAGAACAGGG TTATGGTATAACCTTTCAAAGACTCTGGCCGAAGATGCTGCCTGGAAATTTGCgaaagaaaacaacattgaCCTGGTTACAATGAACCCAGCATTGGTTGTTGGACCTCTCTTGCAACCAGTGCTTAATACTAGCGCTGCTATAGTTTTAGGTTTAGTTAATG GGGcgaaaacatttaaaaatgcTTCTTTGGGATGGGTCGACGTGAAAGATGTTGCATTGGCCCATATTCTAGCATATGAGAATGCTTCGGCTAATGGAAGATATTTACTAGTTGAGAGAGTAGCACACTTTGGAGATGCTGCCAAGATTTTACGAGATTTATACCCAACATTGCAAATTCCAGACAA GTGTGAAGACGATAAGCCATTAGAACCAATATTTCAGGTTTCGAAGGAAAAAGCAAAGAGCTTGGGGATTGACTATATTCCTTTGGAAGTGAGCCTCAAGGACACTGTGGAGAGcttgaaggaaaagaagtttcTGAAAGTTTAA
- the LOC106760875 gene encoding cinnamoyl-CoA reductase 1, whose amino-acid sequence MSSEAGQVVCVTGASGYIASWLVKFLLQRGYTVRATVRDTSDPKKVDHLLSLDGAKERLHLVKGNLLEEGSFDSAVQGCHGVFHTASPFFDNAKDPQTELLDPALKGTLNVLKSCVKSKTLKRVVVTSSIAAVSFNDRPKNPDVVVDETWYSDPEYCKRNGIWYNLSKTLAEDAAWKFVKENNIDMVTMNPALVVGPLLQPVLNTSSAAVLNLINGSPTFNNVTLGFVDVRDVALAHVLAYENASANGRYLLVDRVAHYSDIVKILRDLYPSLQLPEKCVDDKPYDPIFEVSKEKAKSLGLEFTPLEVSIKDTVESLKEKKFTNL is encoded by the exons ATGAGCAGCGAGGCCGGACAAGTAGTCTGTGTTACCGGAGCTTCCGGTTACATTGCTTCCTGGCTCGTCAAGTTTCTTCTACAACGAGGTTACACCGTGAGGGCCACCGTTCGCGACACAA GTGATCCCAAAAAGGTAGATCATTTGCTCAGCCTTGATGGTGCGAAGGAGAGATTGCATCTCGTGAAGGGGAATCTTCTAGAAGAAGGTTCCTTTGACTCTGCCGTTCAAGGTTGTCACGGTGTGTTCCACACTGCGTCTCCCTTTTTTGACAATGCCAAGGACCCACAG ACTGAGTTGTTGGATCCAGCTTTGAAGGGGACTCTGAATGTTCTGAAATCGTGCGTGAAATCAAAGACGCTGAAACGCGTGGTTGTAACTTCTTCTATTGCTGCAGTTTCGTTCAACGACAGGCCTAAAAACCCTGATGTAGTGGTTGACGAGACTTGGTATTCCGACCCAGAATACTGTAAGAGAAATGGG ATATGGTATAACCTTTCAAAAACTTTAGCCGAAGATGCTGCATggaaatttgtaaaagaaaacaatattgaCATGGTTACAATGAACCCAGCATTGGTTGTTGGACCTCTCCTGCAGCCAGTACTTAACACTAGTTCTGCTgcagttttaaatttaattaatg GTTCGCCAACATTTAACAATGTAACTTTAGGATTTGTGGACGTAAGAGATGTTGCACTTGCCCATGTTCTAGCATATGAGAATGCTTCAGCCAATGGAAGATATTTACTAGTTGACAGGGTCGCACACTACTCAGACATTGTGAAGATTTTACGTGATTTATACCCATCATTGCAACTTCCGGAGAA GTGTGTAGATGATAAGCCATATGATCCAATATTCGAGGTTTCGAAGGAAAAAGCAAAGAGCTTGGGGCTTGAATTTACCCCTTTGGAAGTGAGCATCAAGGATACTGTGGAAAGcttgaaggaaaagaagtttacCAACTTATAA